The following DNA comes from Hordeum vulgare subsp. vulgare chromosome 3H, MorexV3_pseudomolecules_assembly, whole genome shotgun sequence.
TGGCTTCCCATGCCCGCATCACTATTGTTGACGTTATCCCTTTAGCGGCGGTAGGGCGTCAATGGGTCACGACAACTTTGTCCGGTCATAGCGTGTCGCTCGCGGACAAGTCGTTCCGCTTCCTCCTACGTCGTGTGGAGGGTTATTGTTGCCAATGCCGACGACACACATGTAGCCCTGGCGACAGCCTTGCCCCTGTTGGTGGAGGTGTCGCTAAACGATCACTCCTAGTCGTTCTTGTTGAGCTCGCCGTCATGTGGGCAGCGGCATCTAGCGGTCGTCTCACAATGGTGACAGAGTGGTCAGCGCCGCCCTACCGTCTAGTTGCATCCTTCGCCATCAATGTAGGCCGCTGCATTATGTTAGCCGACATGAATGCGGCACAACTAACAACGCGAGCGTTGGATGGGAAGCGCGGGAGAGGCGGGATGTTTTTTAGCTGGACCATGGCAGTCAGACGCGTGCGTGACAGCGATCCGGATGCCCACAAAGCCTCCTAGTTTGTTTTCAATTTACAAGAAAAAATGTATGTGAACCGGTCGGCGAACGGATTCTGACCCTTGTTGGATGGCAAAATAAGCCCGTGCCCTTGTGTTCCGGACGGTTGCTAACAGTTTAAGGATCGACGTTAAAGATGCCCTATGATAttcatttcattgtacttgaacatggtgatttTTACAGCGCTTGAGAAGCAAGACTTTGCGATTAGATGCATCTTACGAGTAACAAGTAATTGTGAACTGAGGAAATATCTAAATCTGGTGCTTTTTCTTAGCACGATGGATTCATGCCTAATTTTGCTAGAACAACATTACCCAAAGTTTGGCTGTCAAAAAAATATGACTAACAAAATGGCCTTCACAAGTGTGGCAAAATTTGACCAAAAAATTAAGCCTGATATATGGATCATGTAATTCAAAAAGTATGATAAACCATAAATATGATAATGAATCAAACATATGTCTAAAATTATATGACATGACTAAAGTTAGGCATGACAACCAAACAGATCCTAAGACACTTGATCAAGCCAGAAAGAAGTGGATAAAAGACATTTGTTCGAACCAGTCCAGTGCTACAGTGCTACTGTCGTGTACAGTACAGTCAGCCTGCGATGTAGAGTTATGAACCGCCAGGCGGAAGCTACCACGCAAGTACGCAATCAAGAAACTAGAGGCAAGGACTTAATATTAGTTGCCCGTcaaatacgggattgattgagttAGCACAACACAATCGGATACTCAACTCATTGCACCGTTCGAGCTCTACAACAGTATTTATCTAAGTTATGTCTACCACCGTAATCGTGTTATCCACGGTAGAAGTAACTTAGAAGTAAGAATGCGGTTGTAGGAGTAAAAATAATACTTATACAACAGTATTTCTCTAAGTTATTTCTGCCACCGTAGGAGCATTATTTTTAACTTGTACGGTTCTACCACCACAATTTATCAGTTACTACCCCACTGTTAAATTGGGCATCCACTCCTTGTTACAGGTGCCGGCCTCGAGCAAGAACTGCACTACCAGCAAAGGccagaagaaaagaagagcaTGGCTTTGGCTTCACAGGCTTTGGGGAATCTCATATTTATCATACCCAATTTAGGAGCATTAACAAGAGCTAATTAGGTAAGGACGACAACTTTTTGACACGATGGGACTCGTTGGATTCACCATGCAATGCAATGCAATGCACGAGCGCTGCTCTGCTCTCGCTTGCTACATGCCGATGTCCGCGAGGCCGGCCCAGATATGCTCGAACACGTCGACGATGAGGTCGTGGTACTCGGCGGCGTTGAGGGAGAGGTAGCATGCCAGCAGGTCCTCGAGGTCGGCGGCGGTGCAGATGCCGTTCTCCGCGATCATCTCCTCCATGGACTCGCGGAAGTCCCGCCTCGGGTCCCGCGACGTCTTCACCACCGCGAAGCTCTCCGCCAGAGGCGGCGGCTTCTCCCGAGCTGGCGAGGGCGCGGGCGCGGGAGGCTTGGGCTTCTTGCACGACGCCACGCGCGGCGTGTTCCCGCGCGTCTTGAGCCGGcgcgccgccgccgacgacgacgacgacacggaCCGCCTCGGTTTGGCGGCCTTGCTTTGTTCGTCCGAGAAAGGGGTGGTGGCGCTTCGTTGGGCCGCGCGCGCGAGCGTGTCGATGTGCTTGTCCTCGAGATCGGGGCCCTCGGGCGTCCTCCGCGCCGGCTTCGGCCTGGTCACGATCGGCGGGAGCAGCACCTTGTCGGGCCTCTTCTTGGTCCGCAGGTCGATGATGATGTCCGTGGCGGAGGTGACCAGCTTGCCGCCGAGCCCGCCGTCGCCGAGCACGGCGACCGTCGGCTTCTTGAGCGTCTCGTCACCCgagtcgtagtcgtagtcgtcgtcgttgtcgttgtagcCGATGAACTTGTCGCGGCGGCACGGCGGGGTGTCGGGCGCCTggacgacgacgagctcgggcCTGCGCCTGCAGCGGCACCCGGTGGAGACCGGCGAGGAGACGACGCTGCTGCCGCTGGCCGACGGCGCCAGCTTGACGGGGCGCCTCCGGTGGCGCCGCTTGGACGACCGCCGCGGCGGCGACAGCGGCAGCGGCGGGAACCGCGCGTCGGAGGCCCTGGGGTGGTGGAGCGGGGACCCCACGGCGTCCCCCGCCCGCGGCGTGTAGTAGTACGACGCCCTGTGCGGCGTGCTCGGCGCCCGGCCCGCCCTGCCCGCCCCGGCGGGGCTTGCGCCGCCCCCGGCCCGAGCGGCGCCGCGCATGTCGCGCAGCTTGAAGAACCACGCGTTGGGGATCATGTCCGACAGCCGGAACTTGTGCCTCCCCATTGCCGGCCCTCCCTCCGGCGGCTAGCTTCTCACTCTCGCCACGCAGACAGAGGAATGCACGCGTGCGGCTCGAAGACGAAGCAGAGCAAAGAATAAGAGCGCCCGTGCGCGCGCGTATGCTATCTATGCCCGTGCTGGTTTCGGGTTAGCTTGCTGTGcacgaggagggaggaggaaatgGCGACGCGAGCAGAGCAAAGGCGGAGTGGGCGGGCAGAAAAGGGCGGGTAATAGAGTGGGCGGAGGAGGCGCGATTTTGTCCTCGCACCTCTCCTCTCTATGGCACGGGCACGGGCTCGCTCGAAAGAATCAGAAGGAGAATCGTTTCGTCGTCATTTTCTCGGAATTTGCTTCGTCCGACGACACCAACACCTGCATGCCTCCAAGCCGCGTGTCAACGGCCATCACGCTGCTGATTTAGATTTACGTTTTTATCCGGCCTCTCCTTTCCCCTTTCTCCTTTCTCCTCTCTTCTTTCTCCCGGCGGGATATATATGATCTGCTTGCTTGTTGACGTGAGTGCGTTCAAAATAGGCGATGGGTCAGGGCAGTGGATAATACGATAGGGGAGGGGATGGGAGGCGCAGGGAGTGTTGGTCGGAGATGGCCGCGCCGCGCCTGCAGTGCACGTAGGAAGAGAACACGATTTGACATGGATGGCGAGGCGATTGTGTTGTTCGCTCTCTCATCAGGTTTTTTCAATTATGCGCTCTGAAAGCGTCTCTTGTCCGGGAGCTGCCGTTAAACAATCCTTTTATTTCCCATCG
Coding sequences within:
- the LOC123440429 gene encoding transcription repressor OFP2-like, coding for MGRHKFRLSDMIPNAWFFKLRDMRGAARAGGGASPAGAGRAGRAPSTPHRASYYYTPRAGDAVGSPLHHPRASDARFPPLPLSPPRRSSKRRHRRRPVKLAPSASGSSVVSSPVSTGCRCRRRPELVVVQAPDTPPCRRDKFIGYNDNDDDYDYDSGDETLKKPTVAVLGDGGLGGKLVTSATDIIIDLRTKKRPDKVLLPPIVTRPKPARRTPEGPDLEDKHIDTLARAAQRSATTPFSDEQSKAAKPRRSVSSSSSAAARRLKTRGNTPRVASCKKPKPPAPAPSPAREKPPPLAESFAVVKTSRDPRRDFRESMEEMIAENGICTAADLEDLLACYLSLNAAEYHDLIVDVFEHIWAGLADIGM